The Raphanus sativus cultivar WK10039 chromosome 2, ASM80110v3, whole genome shotgun sequence genome includes a region encoding these proteins:
- the LOC108836722 gene encoding ABC transporter B family member 2 isoform X1, with translation MHTGERQAAKMRRAYLRSMLSQDISLFDTEASTGEVISAITSDILVVQDALSEKVGNFLHYISRFIAGFAIGFSSVWQISLVTLSIVPLIALAGGIYAFVAIGLIARVRKSYIKAGEIAEEVIGNVRTVQAFTGEERAVKLYREALQNTFKYGRKAGLTKGLGLGSLHCVLFLSWALLVWFTSVVVHKDIADGGKSFTTMLNVVIAGLSLGQAAPDISAFVRAKAAAYPIFKMIERDTAAKTSAKTGRRLSKVDGHIQFKNVTFSYPSRPDVLIFDKLNLSIPAGKIVALVGGSGSGKSTVISLIERFYEPNSGAVWLDGNDIKDLDIKWLRGQIGLVNQEPALFATTIRENIMYGKDDATNEELARAAKLSEAISFINNLPEGFETQVGERGIQLSGGQKQRIAISRAIVKNPSILLLDEATSALDAESEKSVQEALDRVMVGRTTVVVAHRLSTVRNADIIAVVHEGKIVEFGNHENLISNPDGAYSALLRLQEAASLQRNASLTRTLSRQQSIKYSGDLSRTRTSFCSDRDSVTRQDGAEPSKKTKVTVGRLYSMIRPDWMYGLCGTICAFIAGSQMPLFALGVSHSLVSYYEKDWVDTQKEVKKIAILFCCASAITLIVYTIEHICFGTMGERLTLRVREKMFSAILKNEIGWFDEVDNTSSMLASRLESDATLLKTIVVDRSTILLQNLGLVVTSFVISFMLNWRLTLVVVATYPLVISGHISEKLFMQGYGGNLSKAYLKANMLAGESVSNIRTVAAFCAEEKILELYSRELLEPSKRSFRRGQTAGLLYGISQFFIFSSYGLALWYGSTLMDKGLSNFKSVMKTFMVLIVTALAMGETLALAPDLLKGNQMVASVFEILDRKTQIVGETSEELSNVEGTIELKGVHFSYPSRPDVVIFKDFDLVVRSGKSMALVGQSGSGKSSVISLILRFYDPTAGKVMIEGKDIKKLDLKALRKHIGLVQQEPALFATTIYENILYGNEGATQSEVIEAATLANAHSFITSLPQGYSTKVGERGVQMSGGQRQRIAIARAILRNPEILLLDEATSALDIESERVVQQALDRLMTNRTTVVVAHRLSTIQNADTISVLHGGKIVEQGSHHRLVMNKTGPYFKLISLQQQQHP, from the exons GTAGGGAATTTCTTGCACTATATAAGCCGGTTCATAGCCGGTTTTGCAATCGGATTCTCGAGCGTATGGCAAATAAGCCTTGTCACTCTATCCATAGTCCCTCTCATTGCTCTAGCTGGCGGCATCTACGCGTTCGTGGCCATCGGACTTATCGCCCGAGTCCGAAAATCATACATCAAGGCCGGTGAAATTGCGGAAGAG GTGATCGGTAATGTGAGGACCGTACAAGCATTCACGGGTGAAGAAAGGGCGGTGAAACTATACCGAGAAGCTCTCCAGAACACGTTCAAGTACGGGAGAAAAGCCGGTTTAACCAAAGGACTAGGTCTTGGTTCGTTGCACTGTGTCTTGTTTCTATCATGGGCTTTGCTCGTCTGGTTCACAAGCGTTGTGGTCCACAAGGATATCGCAGATGGTGGCAAATCATTCACTACCATGCTCAACGTTGTCATCGCTGGCCT GTCTCTTGGACAAGCAGCGCCGGATATTTCTGCGTTTGTGCGTGCCAAAGCTGCTGCATATCCAATTTTTAAGATGATTGAACGCGACACGGCGGCTAAAACAAGCGCAAAAACTGGCCGTAGACTCAGCAAAGTAGACGGACACATTCAATTCAAGAACGTGACTTTTAGCTACCCATCTCGCCCAGATGTATTGATCTTTGACAAGCTAAACCTATCCATCCCTGCCGGGAAAATCGTGGCACTCGTTGGAGGAAGCGGGTCAGGGAAGAGCACGGTCATATCCTTGATAGAGCGGTTCTACGAGCCAAACTCTGGAGCCGTGTGGCTAGACGGAAACGATATTAAAGATCTTGATATAAAGTGGTTAAGGGGACAGATTGGTTTGGTTAATCAAGAACCAGCTCTGTTTGCTACAACGATCCGTGAGAACATTATGTATGGTAAAGATGACGCGACGAATGAGGAGCTTGCCCGTGCTGCGAAGCTCTCGGAAGCTATTTCGTTTATCAACAACCTCCCTGAAGGGTTTGAAACCCAG GTTGGAGAGAGGGGAATTCAGCTTTCCGGTGGACAGAAACAGAGGATTGCGATATCAAGAGCAATCGTGAAGAATCCATCGATACTTTTACTCGACGAGGCCACAAGTGCTCTAGATGCAGAGTCAGAGAAGAGTGTTCAAGAAGCGTTGGATAGAGTGATGGTTGGAAGAACAACCGTGGTTGTGGCTCACAGACTCTCAACGGTAAGAAATGCAGACATCATAGCGGTTGTTCACGAAGGGAAGATCGTAGAGTTTGGAAACCACGAGAATCTCATATCTAATCCTGACGGTGCCTACTCTGCTCTCCTTCGTCTCCAAGAGGCTGCCTCGTTGCAGCGTAACGCTTCCTTGACTCGCACGCTAAGCAGGCAACAAAG TATAAAGTACTCAGGGGATCTATCAAGAACAAGAACGAGCTTCTGCTCAGATAGGGACTCAGTAACTCGACAGGACGGCGCAGAGCCATCCAAAAAGACTAAAGTGACCGTGGGACGTCTTTATTCTATGATCCGACCAGACTGGATGTATGGACTTTGTGGCACAATATGTGCCTTTATTGCTGGATCTCAGATGCCGCTTTTCGCGCTTGGAGTCTCACACTCCTTAGTTTCGTATTACGAGAAGGATTGGGTGGACACTCAAaaagaagtcaagaagatcGCTATCCTCTTCTGCTGCGCTTCAGCCATCACTCTCATTGTCTACACTATCGAGCATATCTGCTTTGGTACTATGGGCGAGCGTCTCACTCTCCGTGTCCGTGAAAAGATGTTTTCAG cGATCTTGAAGAATGAAATAGGGTGGTTTGATGAGGTGGACAACACGAGCTCGATGTTAGCGTCGCGGCTAGAGAGTGACGCCACTTTGCTTAAAACCATAGTTGTCGATAGGTCAACGATTCTACTTCAGAACTTAGGTCTCGTTGTGACATCTTTCGTCATATCTTTCATGCTCAACTGGCGTCTTACTCTTGTCGTAGTGGCTACATACCCATTGGTTATAAGCGGCCATATCAGCGAG AAACTTTTCATGCAAGGCTATGGAGGGAACTTGAGCAAAGCTTACTTAAAGGCCAACATGTTGGCCGGAGAGTCTGTTAGCAACATCCGAACCGTCGCCGCCTTCTGTGCCGAGGAAAAGATCTTAGAACTGTATTCAAGAGAGCTATTAGAACCCTCCAAACGTTCCTTCAGGCGCGGACAAACAGCTGGACTTTTATACGGCATCTCTCAGTTCTTTATTTTCTCCTCTTATGGCCTCGCTCTCTGGTACGGGTCAACGTTGATGGATAAAGGACTATCGAATTTCAAATCGGTGATGAAAACGTTCATGGTTTTGATCGTGACGGCTTTAGCGATGGGTGAGACATTGGCTCTAGCTCCGGATCTGCTGAAAGGAAACCAGATGGTGGCCTCTGTGTTCGAAATCTTGGACAGGAAGACTCAGATTGTTGGAGAAACCAGCGAGGAGCTGAGTAACGTGGAAGGCACGATTGAGCTCAAAGGCGTCCACTTTAGCTACCCTTCAAGACCGGATGTTGTGATTTTTAAGGACTTTGATCTGGTAGTTCGTTCCGGAAAGAGCATGGCGCTCGTCGGACAGAGTGGCTCCGGGAAAAGTTCGGTCATTTCACTCATTCTCCGGTTCTATGACCCGACCGCAGGAAAAGTCATGATAGAGG GAAAGGACATCAAGAAACTAGACTTGAAAGCACTGAGGAAACACATTGGTCTGGTTCAGCAAGAACCAGCACTTTTCGCGACCACAATATACGAGAACATTTTGTACGGAAACGAAGGAGCTACTCAATCTGAAGTCATCGAGGCAGCTACGCTCGCAAACGCTCACAGCTTCATCACCTCTCTACCACAAGGCTACTCTACCAAAGTAGGTGAACGCGGCGTTCAGATGTCAGGCGGTCAGAGACAGAGGATCGCTATCGCTAGAGCCATCCTCAGGAATCCTGAGATTCTGCTCCTTGATGAAGCTACAAGCGCTTTGGACATTGAGTCCGAACGTGTG GTACAACAAGCATTGGATCGGTTAATGACAAACCGGACAACGGTGGTGGTTGCTCACCGGTTATCGACGATCCAGAACGCGGACACGATAAGTGTGCTACATGGAGGCAAGATCGTAGAGCAAGGCAGCCACCATAGGCTCGTTATGAACAAGACGGGTCCTTATTTTAAACTCATCAGCCTTCAACAGCAGCAGCATCCTTAA